One part of the Coturnix japonica isolate 7356 chromosome 22, Coturnix japonica 2.1, whole genome shotgun sequence genome encodes these proteins:
- the LOC107323646 gene encoding cytochrome c oxidase subunit 5B, mitochondrial, translating into MASRLLRVGAALRLLPAATGRSVISRHYAAPGDLATDEEQATGLERKVMEAMNKGLDPWSMFRPKRYAGTKEDPNLVPSITNKRIVGCVCEEDNSCVIWFWLHKGEAQRCPSCGSHYKLIPHELPH; encoded by the exons ATGGCGTCAAGGTTACTGCGGGTGGGCGCGGCGCTGCGGCTTCTGCCCGCCGCCACCGGGAGGAGCGTGATCAGCCGGCACTATGCAGCGCCCG GTGACCTGGCCACGGATGAGGAGCAGGCGACGGGACTGGAGCGGAAAGTGATGGAGGCGATGAATAAAGGACTG gaCCCCTGGAGCATGTTCCGGCCGAAGCGCTACGCGGGCACCAAGGAGGATCCCAACCTTGTGCCGTCCATCACCAATAAACGCATCGTGGGCTGCGTCT GTGAAGAGGACAACAGCTGCGTCATCTGGTTCTGGCTGCACAAGGGGGAGGCGCAGCGCTGCCCGTCCTGCGGCTCCCACTACAAACTCATCCCCCACGAGCTGCCACACTGA
- the PURB gene encoding transcriptional activator protein Pur-beta encodes MADGDSGSERGGSGSGSGGGGGGGGGGGFAAPRGGGGGGGGGGGGGTGAGAGPEQETQELASKRVDIQKKRFYLDVKQSSRGRFLKIAEVGAGGSKSRLTLSMSVAVEFRDYLGDFIEHYAQLGPSSPEQLAQAAGPGGDEGGSGPRRALKSEFLVRENRKYYLDLKENQRGRFLRIRQTVNRGPGGPGGFPGGPPGLQSGQTIALPAQGLIEFRDALAKLIDDYGGDEDELGGPGGGGPGGGGLYGELPEGTSLTVDNKRFFFDVGSNKYGVFLRVSEVKPSYRNAITVPYKAWAKFGGAFCRYADEMRDIQESQRDKLYDRRAGPTGPGSGSGAGDDSDGDDVDDD; translated from the coding sequence ATGGCGGACGGGGACAGCGGCAGCGAGCGCGGAGGGAGCGGGAGCGGCAgcggggggggaggaggaggaggaggaggaggaggattcGCGGCACCGCGgggcggcggaggaggaggaggaggaggaggcggcggaggAACCGGAGCCGGGGCCGGACCCGAGCAGGAGACGCAGGAGCTGGCCTCCAAGCGGGTGGACATCCAGAAAAAGCGATTTTATCTGGACGTGAAGCAGAGCTCCCGGGGCCGCTTCCTGAAGATCGCAGAGGTGGGCGCCGGGGGCTCCAAGAGCCGCCTGACGCTGTCCATGTCCGTGGCCGTGGAGTTCCGCGACTACCTGGGCGACTTCATCGAGCACTACGCGCAGCTGGGCCCGTCCAGCCCCGAGCAGCTGGCGCAGGCCGCGGGGCCGGGAGGAGACGAGGGCGGCTCGGGGCCGCGCCGGGCTCTGAAGAGCGAGTTCCTGGTGCGGGAGAACCGCAAGTATTACCTGGACCTCAAGGAGAACCAGCGCGGCCGCTTCCTGCGCATCCGCCAGACCGTCAACCGCGGCCCCGGCGGCCCCGGGGGGTTTCCCGGCGGCCCCCCCGGGCTGCAGAGCGGGCAGACCATCGCGCTGCCGGCGCAAGGCCTGATCGAGTTCCGCGACGCGCTGGCCAAGCTCATCGACGACTACGGCGGGGACGAGGACGAGCTGGGCggccccggcggcggcggcccggGCGGGGGGGGGCTCTACGGGGAGCTGCCCGAGGGCACCTCCTTGACTGTGGACAACAAGCGCTTCTTCTTCGACGTGGGCTCCAACAAGTACGGCGTGTTCCTGCGGGTCAGCGAGGTGAAGCCGTCCTACCGCAACGCCATCACCGTCCCGTACAAAGCCTGGGCCAAGTTCGGCGGCGCCTTCTGCCGTTACGCCGACGAGATGCGCGACATCCAGGAGAGCCAGCGGGACAAGCTGTACGACCGGCGTGCGGGGCCCACCGGGCCGGGCAGCGGCAGCGGCGCCGGAGACGACTCGGACGGCGACGACGTGGACGACGACTGA